In Fibrobacter sp. UWH6, the genomic stretch GGAGAACTTGAAATTTGACGCACCGTACAGCCTGTGCTATGCCAGAGAAGAAAATTTTTGCGAAACGTTCGGCAGGTTCTACACTCTGTACGTAAATGGCGAATATTATGCCCTCATTGATCAAGTTTTGGCGGACACCATTTGCCCTGCTGGGTGGCATGTGCCTTCGGTGGATGAATGGAATGAATTGGCGAATAATGTTGGGGAAGGTAAAAAGGGAAGTGCCAGATTAAAGTCATCCAATGATTTTGGAGAATATTATAACTCTGGTTCTGATGATTGTAGTTTTAACGCCCTGCCTGCAGGATCCTGGATGTTAAACGGAGAGCTTTCTGGAAATAGAATTTATGCTATTTATTGGACTTCTACAAGAAGAAGTTATGATACAATGTATGCCTATAATCTTGGAAGTCAGTCAATAGAAATAAATCGCCCCAGAATGACTATTAGGTGTCTAAAGAATTAACATTCTCATGAAAACAAAGTTCATTCTTTTTACCGCTTTTGTTTCCTTGCTTTGCGCATGTTCCGAAGATAGCCCTTCGGAGCCAAAGGATACTTTTGACGCAAGCGTCGTCTGCCCAGCCGAAGGGACGAACGCATACGGCGAACCGAACCGAGGTTCATTCACTGATGAACGTGATGGACAGGTGTACAAGTACACCACCATCGGTAACCAAGTGTGGATGGCCGAGAACTTGAAATTTGACGCACCGTACAGTCTGTGCTATGCCAGAGAAGAAAATTTTTGCGAAACGTTCGGCAGGTTCTACACTCTGTACGTAAATGGCGAATATTTTGCCCTCATTGATCAAGTTTTGGCGGACACCATTTGCCCTGCTGGGTGGCATGTGCCTTCGGTGGATGAATGGAATGAATTGGCGAATAATGTTGGGGAAGGTGAAAAGGGAAGTGCCAGATTAATGTCATCCAATGATTTTGGAGAATATTATAACTCTGGTTCTGATGATTGTAGTTTTAACGCCCTGCCTGCAGGATCCTGGATGTTAAACGGAGAACTTTCTGGAGATAGAATTTATGCTATTTATTGGACTTCTACAAGAAGAAGTTATGATACAATGTATGCCTATAATCTTGGAAGTCAGTCAATAGAAATAAATCACCCCAGAATGACTATTAGGTGTCTAAAGAATTAACATTCTCATGAAAACAAAGTTCATTCTTTTTACCGCTTTTGTTTCCTTGCTTTGCGCGTGTTCCGAAGATAGCCCTTCGGAGCCTAAGGACACTTTTGACGCAAACGTCGTCTGCCCAGCCGAAGGGACGAACGCATGCGGAGAGCCGAATCGAGGTTCATTCACCGACGAACGCGACGGACAGGTGTACAAGTACACCACAATAGGCAACCAAGTGTGGATGGCCGAGAACTTGAAATTCGACGCACCGTTCAGCCTGTGCTATGACAAAATCGAAGGCTTCTGCGATACGTTCGGCAGGTTTTATTCGCTACATATTGATGGTGAGGATTTGGGACTCTTTGACCGGGCTTTGCTAGACACCATTTGCCCTGCCGGGTGGCATGTGCCCTCTGTGGACGAATGGAATGTGTTAGCTAAAAATATGGGGGGGGCGGAGTTTGCAGGTCCTAGGTTGATAAGTTCCTCTGATTTTGGAGAACGATACACTCCAGGAACTGATGATTGTGGGTTTAATTCTAAACCAGCGGGGGAATGGTTGTTAGACGGGACCATATCTGGCAACTATGCTGTATATTGGACATCAACCGCTAAAGACTTTAATTTGTCGTATGTGGTGGCTATGGGAGTTGGTTTTACAATAGGACAAAACTATCCCAAGCATTCATTACGTTGCATAAAGGATTAAGCTATGAAAAAAACAACATTTCTTCTTTTTTTGTTTTTGGTTTCTCAATCATTTGCCCTCTCGTTAGAGCAGGTAAAGGCGGCGCTCAAGGAAAAAACAATTCCTCGAGATTCCATTGAAATGAACCTTCGTACGTCTGTTCGCGCTGCGGGTGTGTATCAGCAAACTGATGTTTACATTGTGAGCAAAGGAGAAAACAAAAGCTACACTGAAATAAAAAGTAATTTTTTAAACCAGCGAAGCATTGTGAATGGAAATAAAATGAAGGTTGTGGATTTAAAGACGAATAAGTCGCAAATCCTAGATTACAATGCCGAAGCATTGAAATCGTCATCCTATGGAAATTTCAATCCGTTAGATTCGGGTGAATGGAAAGAGCCGAAGTTTTTTTCAGATGATACATATATTATACAGGGATCCGCTGGAACGTTGTATTACAATAGTAAATTGAAGCGTATCGAAAAATTGGAGTCTGTGAAGGACAATGCCGATGTTCTTACCACGTTCACTTATGATGCGAACAACAATATGAAAAAAATGGTTGTGTCGGTGTTGGTCAAAGGTGTGGAAAGTATTGTGACAACCGAGATCCTTCGTATGCAGAAATCAGATAAGGTTCCAGACAGAATGTTTGAATTCTGATGCAAATTCCAACCCATTCAAGGATTGTGGTGCAAAAATTCATAGAGTTGGGCGGCCAAGGTCTTGTTGTGGGTGAGGATGAGGGTAGGCTTTCCCACGTTCTTGATGACGTTTGCCATGGTGAACGTCTTGCCGGAACCGGTTACGCCAAGGAGCGTCTGGAACTGGTCCCCTTGCTTGAAACCTTCGGTAATCTGCCCGGAAGGCTCTGCTCGGGGGAGAGAACCTTTGCTATCGGTTTTGCATACGGATCCGGGGTAATTGTCTTGCGCGCTCTAGCCATGAG encodes the following:
- a CDS encoding FISUMP domain-containing protein, encoding MKYTKWLGLGFSMVVALLCACSEDSPSEPKDTFDANVVCPAEGTNAYGEPNRGTFTDERDGQVYKYTTIGNQVWMAENLKFDAPYSLCYAREENFCETFGRFYTLYVNGEYYALIDQVLADTICPAGWHVPSVDEWNELANNVGEGKKGSARLKSSNDFGEYYNSGSDDCSFNALPAGSWMLNGELSGNRIYAIYWTSTRRSYDTMYAYNLGSQSIEINRPRMTIRCLKN
- a CDS encoding FISUMP domain-containing protein, whose amino-acid sequence is MKTKFILFTAFVSLLCACSEDSPSEPKDTFDASVVCPAEGTNAYGEPNRGSFTDERDGQVYKYTTIGNQVWMAENLKFDAPYSLCYAREENFCETFGRFYTLYVNGEYFALIDQVLADTICPAGWHVPSVDEWNELANNVGEGEKGSARLMSSNDFGEYYNSGSDDCSFNALPAGSWMLNGELSGDRIYAIYWTSTRRSYDTMYAYNLGSQSIEINHPRMTIRCLKN
- a CDS encoding FISUMP domain-containing protein, with product MKTKFILFTAFVSLLCACSEDSPSEPKDTFDANVVCPAEGTNACGEPNRGSFTDERDGQVYKYTTIGNQVWMAENLKFDAPFSLCYDKIEGFCDTFGRFYSLHIDGEDLGLFDRALLDTICPAGWHVPSVDEWNVLAKNMGGAEFAGPRLISSSDFGERYTPGTDDCGFNSKPAGEWLLDGTISGNYAVYWTSTAKDFNLSYVVAMGVGFTIGQNYPKHSLRCIKD